CGGAAGACTTGTTGTTGATATTTATGTTATTGTTGAATTTGGCGTGAAAATTGTTACTGTTGCTGAAAATTTGATAGATACTGTAAAATATAATATAGAAAAACAAACGGGACTAAAAATCAAGAAAATCAATGTTCACGTTCAAAGCGTAAGAGCTAATCAATAAAATAACTACGAGGTTTTAGGATATGATAGATGCAAGTATGTTTAAAAAAGTGTTAAAAGGCGCTTATGCCAATTTGGAAAACAATAAACAAATGGTCAATAACCTAAATGTTTTCCCTGTTCCGGACGGAGATACCGGAACGAATATGTCTCTTACCGTTAAGACAGCGGTAGAAGAGATGAGTAAAGTAACGAGCGATAAAATAGGAGATGTTGCCGCAAGTATGTCAAGCGGTGCTCTTATGGGTGCCAGAGGAAACTCGGGAGTTATTTTATCTCAGCTTTTCAGAGGTTTTGCCAAAGGTTTAAAAGACGTTAAAGAGATAGATATCGATTCTTTGATAGGTGCATTTGAACTTTCTACTAAAATGGCTTACAGAGCTGTTATGAAGCCTACCGAAGGAACGATACTTACCGTTGCAAGAGAAATGAATGAATTTGCAAAAGAACATGGAAAGAGTTATTCCAATGTGGAAGAATTTGTTTCTCATGTACTCGATGCGGGAGAAAAATCTCTTCAAAATACTCCAAACTTACTACCTGTTTTAAAAGAAGCGGGAGTTGTGGATGCCGGAGGAAGAGGGCTTCTTTGTTTATTTGAAGGTGCATTAAAGGTACTTAGAGGCGAGGAAGTTATATTCATTGACGTTGAAGAAGTAGAAAAGGAAGAAAGCGGAGTAAAGGGTTTTGAAATCGATTCTTCCGATATAAAATACGGATACTGCACTGAATTTTTAATTAAAGTTCATAAAGAAAACTTAAAATATGAAAGTGCTTTGACAGCAGCTTTAAAAGATAAATTGACTCCTATCGGCGATTCGCTGGTTGCAGTTCACGATAATGGTATCATAAAAATCCATGTTCATACAAATGTTCCTTGGAATGCGATGAAAATGGCAGCAACATGCGGAGACCTTTCCAAGATAAAGATAGAAAATATGCGTGAACAGCATAATGAAATAATCGTTAAGAGCGAAGAAGAGAATAAAAAAGAAGAAGAAAAATATTCATCGGAAGAAAAAGACTATATCTTTATAGGTGTCGCTGCGGGAAGCGGTATGAGTAAAATTTTGAAAGACCTTGGTATGGATTATGTTATCGAAGGAGGTCAGACAATGAACCCTTCAACTCAGGATTTCCTTGATATAATAGATAACACCAACGGTAAAAATTATATCTTAATGCCTAATAATAAGAATATCATTATGGCGGCAACTCAGGCAAAAGAAATAAGCGAAAAGAATATCGAAGTTGTTAAAACAAGGACCATTCCGGAGTGTATAGCAGCTCTCATGGTATTTGAACCTGACTCAAGTATTGAAGATAATGCAGAAAATATGAGTGAGGCTATGGAAGAAGTAAAAACGGGACAAGTAACTTTTGCTGTAAGAGATACGAGCATAGGCGAAAAGAAAATATCCGAAGGTGATATTTTAGGTATATTAGGTTCAGATATAGTTGCCGATACAAAAGATATAAGTGAAGCGACATTAAGTTTGATCGATGAAATGGTAGATGATGACAGCGAACTTATAAGTATTTATTACGGAGAAGATGTAAAAGAGGCAGATGCCGAAAAAATAGGTAAATTGGTTGAAGAAAAATATTCCGACTTAGATGTTGAAATAACATACGGAGGACAGCCTTTATATTATTATATTGTTAGCGTAGAATAAAAATGAGTTATAAATTAAGCGATTTAAAGGGTGTTGGAGAGAAAAAAGAACAAGCTTTAAATAGTATGGGGATTTATACCTTAGAAGATTTACTCGACTATTATCCCAGGACTTATGAAGTTGTAGGTGATATAACTTCTATAAGTAAAGTAAGACCCGGAACAAAAGCTTTGGTAAAATGTACTTTTTTGGAAGCTCTTAAAACCAGGATAGTTAGAAAAAATTTAAAAATAACAAAGATTAAATTCTTAAGCGAAGGTAGTATTTTTTATGCTACCTTCTTTAATAATCCATATATATATTCTTATTTTAAAAAAGATGTTGAGTATAAACTATATGGAAAAGTAGAGAGGAACGGAAATTACCTTGAAATAGTATCTCCAAAGTATTCGAAATTAGAAGATAATGTTTCGATCAAAAACGGACTTAATCCGATTTACCCACTATCTGCAAAAAATAAACTTACGAATAAAGATTTTAAAAAGTTCATATTATCCGCCCTGACTAAAATAGATATCATAGATTATATTCCTTATGATATAAAAAAGGAATATGGTCTTATTTCGCTTGATGAAGCATATAAAAATATTCATGAACCCAAAACACTGGAAGATACTTTAAAAGCCAATGAGAGAATGACTTTCGATGAATTCTGCGGATTTAATTTATCTATTATTTTAAATAAAAATTTAAACCTTGGTAAAAAGGGAGAAATATTTGAGGTAATAAATAAAGATAAATTTATGAATTTGCTTCCTTTTAAACTGACTCCTTCGCAAAATAAAGTAATTTCCGAAATCGAAGAGGATTTAATGTCAGGAGTTAAAATGAATAGGCTGGTTCAAGGGGATGTTGGGAGCGGAAAGACAATAGTTGCTCTATATTCAATATACTTGGCTATCACAAATGGTTATCAGGCAGCTTTTTGTGCTCCAACCAAAATACTTGCAATGCAGCATTTTGAAAGTATAAAAGAGATATTTGATAAACTTGATGTTAATGTTGAATTATTACATTCCAAAATGACGGCTAAGGAAAAGCGGGAAGCTTATGAGAGAATAGAGAGTGGAGAAAGTAAAATAATAGTGGGGACTCATGCGGTATTCTCAACTAAAGTAAAATATAATAATCTGGGGTTGGCGGTCATAGACGAACAGCATAGGTTCGGTGTGGCACAGAGAGGATTTTTAGATAAAAAAGGAGAGAGTGTGCATACTCTTGTTATGAGTGCAACTCCAATCCCTAGAACTCTTACGCTAAGTATATATAAGGATTTGGATGTAAGTATCATTGATAAAAAACCGGGAAACAGAAAAGAAATAAAAACGTATTTTAAAGATTATTCATATTATGACAGGATATATAGATTTGCACTTAAGGAAATAGCTAAAAAAAATCAAGTATATGTTGTATGCCCTTCAATAGACAGTGATGATTTGGAGGCAGCGGAAAAAACTTATAAAAAATTAAAAAAAACATACTTTAAAAATGTAAATGCTGCTTTGATACATGGGAAAATGGATGAAGAAGAAAAAGAAAAAATAATGGAAGATTTCTATAAAGGTGAAATAAGTGCTCTTATCGCTACAAGCGTAATAGAAGTAGGGATCGACAGTAAAGACGCAACACTTATAATAATAGAAGGTGCTGACAGGTTCGGGCTTGCGTCACTTCATCAGCTGAGAGGGAGAGTGGGAAGAAATGATAAAGATTCTTACTGCATACTTTTAAGCGAAAATCCAAGTAAAAAAAGTATTGAACGTCTTAATTTCCTATCAAAAAATAATGACGGGTTTGAAATCGCCTTGTTTGATTTAAAAACGAGAGGAAGCGGAGATATCCTCGGTTACCGACAAAGCGGTAAGGGCGGATATAATATATATAAATTAATCGAAAACAGCGAATTATTCAATAAATCCAAAATGGCAATGGATAAAATATTGAATGATGATAATGAAGTGAACCGAAATTATTTGAAATATATAAAAAATAAGTATAATAATGTTACAAAAGATATTACGTGGAATTAGAGGTAAATATGAGAGTAATAGCAGGAAAAATGAGAGGGACCAATTTAGAAAATCCCAAGGACAGAAGAGTAAGACCAACCACAGACAGGATAAAAGAAGATTTATTCAATATAATCATGCCTTATATACCTGATAGCTTATTTTTGGATTTATTTGCCGGAAGCGGAGCAATAGGAATAGAAGCTATAAGCAGAGGGTGTAAAAAAAGTATTTTTGTAGATAATAATATGGACAGCTTTCGTCTGATTAAGAAAAATATAAAAAAGACTAAGTGCATAGATCAGAGCACCGTAATAAAAAAAGATGCCATAAGCTTTGTAAATACCACAAAGGATAAGTTTGATGTCATATTTTTGGATCCGCCATATAATTATGAAAAACTAAAAAATTTGATAGAAAATATCGTTAAATGTGATATACTATGTAAAGATGGGATATTGATTGTCGAACATGATAAAAATATACCTCTTGAGCCGGTTGAAAAATTGGTTAATATAAAAACAAAGTCTTATTCTCTTACAAGTATTGACTTTTTTGTTACGGAGGATTAAATGAAGAAAGCAATATATGCAGGAAGCTTTGACCCTATTACCAGCGGTCACGTTGATATAATAAAAAGAGGGGCAAAAGTTTTTGATAAAATATATGTGGTACTTATGGAAAATACCACAAAATCTCATTTGTTTTCGCTTGACGAAAGAGTCAGATTTCTTAAAGAGAGTATAAAAGACTTGGGAGATAGAGTTGAGGTCGATGTTTATACCGGTCTTATTGCTGATTACTGCAATATAAAAGATACTTATATTTTAATAAGAGGTCTTAGGGCTTTAACGGATTTTGAATATGAGTTTCAAATGGCGACCATAAACAGGAAACTCAACAAGGAAGTAGAAAGTGTATTTTTTGTTGCAAGTAATGAATATACATATGTTTCTTCAAGTAATATTAAACAGATTGCGGAATTTGGAGGAGATGTTTCTACTATGGTTCCTGAATGTGTTAATAAAGCACTTATAGAAAAATATAAGGGAGAGTAAATATGAAAGTATTGGAATTATTGGATAAACTTCAAGATTTAGTTGAAAATGGTGCTACTGTTCCTTTTTCTACAAAGATTATTGTGGATCCAGATGAGGTCCTTGATTTATTGGATGAAATCAGAGCTGAAATGCCGGGAGATTTAAAAGACGCAATAAGAATAAATGAACAAGAAAAAATGATTATAGGCAATGCGGAAAGAGAAGCAAACAAAATCATGAATGCCGCAGAAAGAAAAGTTAAAGAGCTTATCGATTCTGATGAAATTACCAGAAGTGCATACAATAAAGCAGAAGATATGCTTAAAAAGGCTAATACGGAATCGCTTAACATGAGGATAGGTTCCATAGAGTATTCTGCCGCAATGCTTAAGGATCTTCAAGATAAATTAAGGGATATGATCAATGTAGTGGAAGATAATAAAGTAGAGCTTAAAGAACTTAGAAAATCTGCTACAAATTCGAGACCGCCGGAAGTAAGAGAAGAAAAATAATTAGACTTTAAAAGAGATATGAAATCATATCTCTTTTTTTATTAAAGTTATAAGGGTTATTAAAGTAAAAGTATATACCGTTACAAATATCAACGAAGATGTTAAGTTAAACATAAATGGTATTTTCATTCCTATATTAAATGTAAGTGTTGTATCTCTAATGAAAATAAAGCTCAATAAATATGATATTCCTCCCGATATCAAACCAAGGGATAGCTTTGATAATAGATATTTGCCTATGCTTAAATCAGTGTTTGAAATGAATGAAATACACTGCATATTCGCACATAAGCCTCCAAATGACAAAAGGAAAGTTATTACACCTATCATAATAGGAGCAGAGATAAAATTAAGTTCGCTCAGTCCTTTGATACCTATTGTCATTTCCATAATGCCTTTAATAAAATTAGATAAAAACATATTGAGTTTAAAAGGAAGGATATCCAGATTAGTAAGTAGAGTAGTATCCATTAGATTTATAACAAGAGAAAAAAACATTATGTATCCCAGTACGTTTATTAGGGTATCCATGCTGTTGCTTACGCTTTCTGCAAATATCTTTCCGATGTTATAATGCTTTTTATATGTTTGTTTATTTGAACTTAAAAGGGTATGATTTTCTCTTTTAAAAAATAATCGAGCATATATAAACAGTGCCATATAAATGCTTGGAAGTATTATGAGACCGGCTTTTGGAAGATTTAAAAATGCGGTTGCTACCGTTCCAATGACAAATATAGGTCCCGGTGTCGAGCAAATTGAAATAAGTTTATTTGCTTCGTTATATGAAAGCTGATTATTTAAGTACATTTCACTAACTGTTTTGCTCCCTATAGGATAACCCGAAATCATGCTTGTAATAAGAGGATATGCACCTTTACCGCTTAATTTAAAATATTTAGACATGAACGGAGAGAATATCGTTGCCATATATTTTGCGTAGTCTAATTTGAAAAACATATTGGAAAGTACAAGAAAGGGAAATAAAGAGGGGAGTACACTGTTAAAAAACAGCAGACCGCCTTCTTTGACCGCAGCCATAGCTGTTTTTGTTTCTATAAATAAATATATTAAAATCGTCATTAAAATTATAAAATATAAAAAATTTTTCTTTTTCATATTTTAAATATATGTTACTTGTCCTTATAAAATGCCATTTTATAAAAGTCAAGATTAAATTTATCGTGGTTTACATTATATATATTATCCGCTTTAATATTTTTCTTGATTATTTCAATATCCACATCATTTAATTTGTTTATATCTTTATTATAATTATTAAATATTTTTATATCATTATTCTTTATCTGTTTTAATAATTCTCTTCCGTTATCATTAAACCCCAATACTTTAATAAACTTAGGAGTATGGGTTTTATATTTATTAAGTTCATCCTTGGTGTAGTTTGTAAGTATATGGATTAAAATC
The DNA window shown above is from Anaerofustis stercorihominis DSM 17244 and carries:
- a CDS encoding DAK2 domain-containing protein, with the protein product MIDASMFKKVLKGAYANLENNKQMVNNLNVFPVPDGDTGTNMSLTVKTAVEEMSKVTSDKIGDVAASMSSGALMGARGNSGVILSQLFRGFAKGLKDVKEIDIDSLIGAFELSTKMAYRAVMKPTEGTILTVAREMNEFAKEHGKSYSNVEEFVSHVLDAGEKSLQNTPNLLPVLKEAGVVDAGGRGLLCLFEGALKVLRGEEVIFIDVEEVEKEESGVKGFEIDSSDIKYGYCTEFLIKVHKENLKYESALTAALKDKLTPIGDSLVAVHDNGIIKIHVHTNVPWNAMKMAATCGDLSKIKIENMREQHNEIIVKSEEENKKEEEKYSSEEKDYIFIGVAAGSGMSKILKDLGMDYVIEGGQTMNPSTQDFLDIIDNTNGKNYILMPNNKNIIMAATQAKEISEKNIEVVKTRTIPECIAALMVFEPDSSIEDNAENMSEAMEEVKTGQVTFAVRDTSIGEKKISEGDILGILGSDIVADTKDISEATLSLIDEMVDDDSELISIYYGEDVKEADAEKIGKLVEEKYSDLDVEITYGGQPLYYYIVSVE
- the recG gene encoding ATP-dependent DNA helicase RecG; this encodes MSYKLSDLKGVGEKKEQALNSMGIYTLEDLLDYYPRTYEVVGDITSISKVRPGTKALVKCTFLEALKTRIVRKNLKITKIKFLSEGSIFYATFFNNPYIYSYFKKDVEYKLYGKVERNGNYLEIVSPKYSKLEDNVSIKNGLNPIYPLSAKNKLTNKDFKKFILSALTKIDIIDYIPYDIKKEYGLISLDEAYKNIHEPKTLEDTLKANERMTFDEFCGFNLSIILNKNLNLGKKGEIFEVINKDKFMNLLPFKLTPSQNKVISEIEEDLMSGVKMNRLVQGDVGSGKTIVALYSIYLAITNGYQAAFCAPTKILAMQHFESIKEIFDKLDVNVELLHSKMTAKEKREAYERIESGESKIIVGTHAVFSTKVKYNNLGLAVIDEQHRFGVAQRGFLDKKGESVHTLVMSATPIPRTLTLSIYKDLDVSIIDKKPGNRKEIKTYFKDYSYYDRIYRFALKEIAKKNQVYVVCPSIDSDDLEAAEKTYKKLKKTYFKNVNAALIHGKMDEEEKEKIMEDFYKGEISALIATSVIEVGIDSKDATLIIIEGADRFGLASLHQLRGRVGRNDKDSYCILLSENPSKKSIERLNFLSKNNDGFEIALFDLKTRGSGDILGYRQSGKGGYNIYKLIENSELFNKSKMAMDKILNDDNEVNRNYLKYIKNKYNNVTKDITWN
- the rsmD gene encoding 16S rRNA (guanine(966)-N(2))-methyltransferase RsmD translates to MRVIAGKMRGTNLENPKDRRVRPTTDRIKEDLFNIIMPYIPDSLFLDLFAGSGAIGIEAISRGCKKSIFVDNNMDSFRLIKKNIKKTKCIDQSTVIKKDAISFVNTTKDKFDVIFLDPPYNYEKLKNLIENIVKCDILCKDGILIVEHDKNIPLEPVEKLVNIKTKSYSLTSIDFFVTED
- the coaD gene encoding pantetheine-phosphate adenylyltransferase; its protein translation is MKKAIYAGSFDPITSGHVDIIKRGAKVFDKIYVVLMENTTKSHLFSLDERVRFLKESIKDLGDRVEVDVYTGLIADYCNIKDTYILIRGLRALTDFEYEFQMATINRKLNKEVESVFFVASNEYTYVSSSNIKQIAEFGGDVSTMVPECVNKALIEKYKGE
- a CDS encoding nucleoside recognition domain-containing protein, yielding MKKKNFLYFIILMTILIYLFIETKTAMAAVKEGGLLFFNSVLPSLFPFLVLSNMFFKLDYAKYMATIFSPFMSKYFKLSGKGAYPLITSMISGYPIGSKTVSEMYLNNQLSYNEANKLISICSTPGPIFVIGTVATAFLNLPKAGLIILPSIYMALFIYARLFFKRENHTLLSSNKQTYKKHYNIGKIFAESVSNSMDTLINVLGYIMFFSLVINLMDTTLLTNLDILPFKLNMFLSNFIKGIMEMTIGIKGLSELNFISAPIMIGVITFLLSFGGLCANMQCISFISNTDLSIGKYLLSKLSLGLISGGISYLLSFIFIRDTTLTFNIGMKIPFMFNLTSSLIFVTVYTFTLITLITLIKKEI